One part of the Phreatobacter oligotrophus genome encodes these proteins:
- the tnpB gene encoding IS66 family insertion sequence element accessory protein TnpB (TnpB, as the term is used for proteins encoded by IS66 family insertion elements, is considered an accessory protein, since TnpC, encoded by a neighboring gene, is a DDE family transposase.), translating to MIPVPVGVKVWLATGHTDMRKGFASLALVAQEVLKRDPLGGHIFCFRGRRGDLLKVIWHDGQAASLYVRRLEKGRFLWPSPADGVLAITPAQMGYLLSGIDWRNPVETWRPTAIG from the coding sequence GTGATCCCGGTTCCGGTCGGCGTGAAGGTGTGGCTGGCGACCGGCCACACGGACATGCGGAAGGGGTTCGCCTCCCTGGCGCTGGTGGCACAGGAGGTCTTGAAGCGTGATCCGCTGGGCGGCCACATCTTCTGCTTCCGCGGGCGTCGCGGCGATCTGTTGAAGGTGATCTGGCACGACGGGCAGGCGGCGAGCCTTTACGTGCGTCGCTTGGAGAAGGGTCGCTTCCTGTGGCCGTCGCCGGCCGACGGCGTCCTCGCGATCACGCCCGCTCAGATGGGCTACCTGCTCTCCGGCATCGACTGGCGCAATCCGGTGGAGACCTGGCGTCCGACGGCGATCGGATAG